In Zunongwangia profunda SM-A87, the following proteins share a genomic window:
- a CDS encoding sodium:solute symporter, whose translation MQLIDWIILIVTISSIVWYGVYKSRGSKNVQDFIKGGNDAQWWTIGLSVMATQASAITFLSTPGQAFNDGMGFVQFYFGLPIAIVIICIVFIPIYHRLKVYTAYEYLETRFDQKTRVLTALLFLIQRGLAAGLTIFAPAIILSAVLGWDLTTLTLLIGILVIIYTVSGGTKAVSVTHKQQMAVILTGMIATFFIILYYLPENITFTKALEIAGSEGKMDVLDFSFDFNNRYTFWSGIIGGTFLSLSYFGTDQSQVQRYLSGRSVRESQLGMVFNGFLKVPLQFFILLVGVMVFVFYQFNSTPLNFNPAATEAVLNSDYAGQYEDLMVTHRELQKQKQKLTLDYAQKIDQISETENQQFKAQLSALNTQEFENREKAKMFIDAAKTNAESNDKDYVFIHFILNNLPRGAIGLLLAVILCAAMSSTASELNALASTTTIDIYRRNLKEEKSEEHYLNASKWFTFMWGVLAIIFASVADLFDNLIQLVNIIGSIFYGNVLGIFLLAFFIRFVKSNAVFIAAIITQLIVILVYFLDILPYLWLNVLGCLLVMSIALFLQTTTQPKNAS comes from the coding sequence ATGCAATTAATTGACTGGATAATTTTAATAGTTACCATAAGTTCGATTGTTTGGTATGGCGTTTACAAATCTCGTGGTAGTAAGAACGTTCAGGACTTTATAAAGGGTGGTAACGATGCCCAATGGTGGACGATTGGTCTATCAGTGATGGCTACTCAGGCCAGTGCGATCACTTTTTTATCTACCCCGGGACAGGCATTTAACGATGGGATGGGCTTTGTGCAGTTTTATTTTGGACTGCCTATCGCTATTGTCATTATCTGTATCGTTTTTATTCCTATTTATCACCGATTAAAAGTTTATACCGCTTACGAATATTTAGAAACCAGATTCGACCAGAAAACAAGAGTGCTAACCGCTTTATTGTTTTTGATCCAGCGTGGGTTGGCCGCCGGACTAACTATATTTGCACCTGCTATCATCCTTTCTGCTGTTTTGGGCTGGGATCTTACCACGCTTACATTACTAATCGGGATATTGGTAATTATTTATACCGTTTCTGGTGGTACTAAAGCGGTGAGTGTAACTCATAAACAGCAAATGGCGGTAATTCTAACCGGAATGATCGCAACATTTTTTATCATTTTATATTACCTCCCGGAAAATATCACATTTACCAAAGCACTGGAAATTGCCGGAAGCGAAGGAAAAATGGATGTGTTGGATTTTTCTTTCGACTTTAATAACCGATATACGTTTTGGAGTGGTATTATAGGAGGAACCTTCCTATCGCTTTCATACTTTGGAACCGACCAAAGCCAGGTACAGCGTTATCTCTCTGGTAGAAGCGTAAGGGAAAGTCAGTTAGGTATGGTATTTAACGGATTTCTAAAAGTACCTTTACAATTTTTTATATTATTAGTGGGCGTCATGGTTTTTGTATTCTATCAGTTTAACAGCACACCACTTAATTTTAATCCAGCAGCAACCGAAGCGGTTTTAAACTCAGATTATGCCGGGCAGTACGAGGATTTAATGGTGACCCATCGCGAGCTTCAGAAACAAAAACAAAAACTTACTTTAGATTACGCCCAGAAAATCGATCAGATTTCTGAAACCGAAAATCAGCAATTTAAGGCCCAGCTTTCCGCTTTAAACACTCAGGAATTCGAAAATCGGGAAAAAGCAAAGATGTTTATAGATGCGGCAAAAACCAACGCAGAGAGTAATGATAAAGACTACGTATTTATTCATTTTATCCTAAATAATTTACCACGGGGAGCTATTGGCCTTTTACTCGCAGTTATTTTGTGTGCCGCGATGTCTTCTACCGCTTCAGAACTAAATGCGCTGGCATCCACGACCACGATTGATATTTATCGAAGAAATCTGAAAGAAGAGAAAAGTGAAGAACATTATTTAAATGCTTCAAAATGGTTTACCTTTATGTGGGGTGTTTTAGCCATCATTTTTGCCAGTGTAGCCGATCTTTTTGATAACCTTATTCAGCTTGTAAATATTATAGGTTCGATATTTTATGGTAATGTACTAGGCATATTTTTACTGGCATTTTTTATCAGATTCGTTAAAAGTAATGCCGTTTTTATTGCAGCCATAATCACCCAATTAATTGTAATCTTGGTTTATTTTTTAGATATTTTACCGTACTTATGGTTAAACGTTCTTGGCTGCCTTTTAGTGATGAGTATTGCTTTATTTCTCCAAACAACAACCCAACCTAAAAATGCATCATAA
- a CDS encoding PIG-L family deacetylase translates to MRKFLPFLFLILSFELDAQSPQKLSASAIYEKIEKLNFLGSVLYLAAHPDDENTRLISYFSNEKHARTAYLSLTRGDGGQNLIGPQIREQLGLIRTQELLAARKIDGGRQFFSRANDFGYSKNPEETLKTWNKNEVLSDVVWVIRNFKPDVIINRFDHRTPGTTHGHHTASAILSVEAFEITKDQSIFPQQLEYTTTWQPERLFFNTSSWFFGSQEAFREATKDEKYLTFDTGVYFPLKGLSNPEIASLSRSQHQSQGFGSTGSRGSEMEYLELIKGSQPTSREDVFSGINTSWTRVEGGAQIGEILGDVQKNFDFTNPSASLPKLLKAYSLIQNLKDEHWKTIKTEEIKGIIQACAGLYLEAVSNSEFASPGDNIRLHLEAINRSTANVTLKSIVLNPQNRVEETATLLPNNEDWKKFFDYKIPLNAAYTSPYWLNKEGTVGMYRVDDPKLIGKPETPHTSTVTFNIDINGTSISFKKEIVYKYNDNVSGENYENFEIIPPVSIGFADDVILFPNQESKNIRIKVTAEKDNTRGILKLDAPSEWQISPKSEAVNLPQKGSSITYTFKVIPPSSQNEIWIQPEFETSEETYKDEVITINYPHIPKQTLVVPAKLKLAKIDIQKRGENIAYIAGAGDVVPESLRQIGYHVSVLSPATINADALAKYDAVVTGVRAYNVLEELRYKNKELMKYVENGGTLVSQYNKDRGITVDQIGPFPFKLSYDRVTEEDAEINFIDPDSPVLNTPNKITKKDFDGWVQERGLYFPNTWDENYDTVLSMHDKNEEAMQGSLLIAKYGKGYYVYTGLSFFRQFPAGVAGSYRLFANLLSLGK, encoded by the coding sequence ATGCGTAAATTCCTACCCTTTTTATTTTTAATACTATCTTTTGAATTAGATGCTCAGTCTCCCCAAAAGCTAAGTGCATCAGCGATTTATGAAAAAATTGAAAAACTGAATTTTTTAGGTTCAGTTTTATATCTTGCAGCTCATCCGGATGATGAAAATACCCGATTAATTTCGTATTTCTCAAATGAAAAACATGCTAGAACGGCTTACCTTTCTTTAACCCGTGGCGATGGAGGGCAAAATCTGATTGGTCCCCAAATCCGGGAACAATTGGGTTTAATTAGAACTCAGGAGTTGTTAGCAGCACGCAAAATTGATGGTGGACGGCAATTTTTTAGTCGTGCTAATGATTTTGGTTATTCTAAAAATCCAGAAGAAACTTTAAAAACCTGGAATAAAAACGAGGTTTTAAGTGATGTAGTTTGGGTAATTAGAAATTTTAAACCCGACGTAATCATTAACCGTTTTGATCACCGTACGCCAGGAACAACCCACGGTCACCATACCGCTTCGGCTATTTTAAGTGTAGAAGCTTTTGAGATCACCAAAGACCAGTCTATATTCCCACAACAGTTGGAATATACCACAACATGGCAGCCAGAACGCTTATTTTTTAATACCTCCTCCTGGTTTTTTGGCAGTCAGGAAGCGTTTAGAGAAGCCACAAAAGATGAGAAATACCTAACTTTTGATACGGGGGTCTATTTTCCTTTAAAAGGACTTTCTAATCCAGAAATCGCTTCGCTAAGCCGCAGCCAGCATCAGTCGCAAGGTTTTGGAAGTACAGGTTCCCGTGGTAGCGAAATGGAATATTTAGAGCTTATTAAAGGTTCACAACCAACTTCCAGGGAAGATGTTTTCTCGGGAATAAATACCAGTTGGACACGTGTTGAAGGTGGCGCTCAAATTGGTGAAATTTTGGGTGATGTTCAGAAAAATTTTGATTTCACCAATCCTTCAGCCAGTTTACCTAAGCTTTTAAAGGCCTACTCCTTAATTCAGAATTTAAAAGACGAACACTGGAAAACCATAAAAACTGAAGAAATAAAAGGAATTATACAGGCGTGTGCGGGACTTTATCTTGAAGCAGTATCAAATTCAGAATTTGCTTCGCCTGGCGATAATATCAGGCTTCATCTTGAAGCTATTAACCGTAGTACAGCCAACGTAACATTAAAATCTATTGTCCTTAATCCACAAAATAGAGTTGAAGAAACCGCTACTTTACTACCCAATAACGAAGACTGGAAAAAATTTTTTGACTATAAAATTCCTCTAAACGCGGCTTATACTTCTCCTTACTGGTTAAATAAAGAAGGAACGGTAGGTATGTATCGTGTAGATGATCCCAAGCTTATTGGAAAACCAGAAACTCCACATACCAGCACGGTAACTTTTAATATCGATATAAACGGCACTTCCATTTCCTTTAAAAAAGAAATTGTTTATAAATACAACGACAATGTAAGCGGCGAAAATTACGAGAATTTTGAGATTATCCCACCAGTATCAATCGGTTTTGCAGATGATGTTATTCTTTTCCCTAACCAGGAAAGTAAAAATATCAGGATAAAGGTTACGGCAGAAAAAGACAATACGCGAGGAATATTAAAATTAGATGCCCCCTCGGAATGGCAGATCTCACCAAAATCTGAAGCGGTTAACCTGCCGCAGAAAGGAAGCAGTATCACCTATACGTTTAAAGTTATTCCCCCCTCATCACAAAATGAAATTTGGATTCAGCCTGAATTTGAAACTTCAGAAGAAACCTATAAGGACGAGGTGATTACCATAAATTACCCGCACATCCCAAAACAAACGCTTGTTGTTCCTGCAAAACTAAAACTGGCTAAAATCGATATTCAGAAAAGAGGAGAAAATATCGCATATATCGCCGGTGCCGGTGATGTAGTGCCTGAAAGTTTACGCCAAATTGGTTATCATGTAAGCGTGCTATCTCCTGCCACAATAAACGCAGATGCTTTAGCTAAATACGATGCGGTGGTTACCGGAGTTAGAGCATATAATGTTTTGGAAGAACTTCGTTACAAGAATAAGGAATTAATGAAGTATGTTGAAAACGGTGGCACACTGGTGTCTCAATACAATAAAGATCGTGGCATTACGGTAGACCAAATTGGCCCTTTTCCGTTTAAATTATCATACGATCGTGTAACTGAAGAAGATGCTGAAATTAATTTTATAGATCCCGATTCCCCCGTTTTAAATACACCTAACAAAATCACCAAAAAAGATTTTGATGGTTGGGTACAGGAACGCGGACTATATTTCCCAAACACCTGGGATGAAAATTACGATACGGTATTATCCATGCATGATAAAAATGAAGAAGCCATGCAAGGCAGCCTCTTAATTGCCAAATACGGTAAAGGTTATTATGTTTATACCGGGTTAAGCTTCTTTAGACAATTTCCTGCCGGAGTTGCGGGATCGTACCGCCTTTTTGCTAACTTGCTTTCTCTAGGAAAATAA
- a CDS encoding mechanosensitive ion channel domain-containing protein, which translates to MNIPELTYSTELFYTVLMMVILLVINFVLKKTAQRIGEKGEIHITRIRLMFRYINILIVILALFLMAVVWGMNLRDLALIFSSVFAVIGVALFAIWSILSNITSGIIMFFNFPYKIGDKIKIHDKDMPIEALIEDIKAFHLHLRTDEGELITYPNNLILQKAVSLIQKDVFLDEGKNAL; encoded by the coding sequence ATGAACATTCCTGAGTTGACCTATTCTACCGAGCTTTTTTATACAGTACTGATGATGGTGATCCTTTTAGTCATCAATTTTGTGCTTAAAAAAACAGCGCAGCGTATTGGTGAAAAAGGGGAAATTCATATCACAAGAATCCGATTAATGTTCAGATACATTAATATTTTAATTGTCATTCTTGCGCTTTTTTTAATGGCCGTGGTTTGGGGGATGAACCTTCGCGATCTTGCTTTAATATTCTCTTCTGTTTTCGCGGTTATTGGTGTGGCCTTGTTTGCAATTTGGTCTATACTTAGCAATATCACTTCAGGAATTATTATGTTTTTTAATTTTCCCTATAAAATTGGTGATAAAATAAAAATCCATGACAAAGACATGCCTATCGAAGCTTTAATAGAAGACATTAAAGCTTTTCATCTTCACTTAAGAACAGACGAAGGCGAGCTTATAACCTATCCCAATAACCTTATCCTGCAAAAAGCGGTTTCTTTAATACAGAAAGATGTTTTCTTAGATGAAGGAAAAAATGCGCTTTAA
- a CDS encoding Maf-like protein, whose product MLNEILKNKQIILASGSPRRQEFFKDLHIPFVIDVRPVTEVYPKHLKGTEITDYLAKLKADAFKDLTNDQILITSDTIVSNDGIAMGKPKNTSEAKQMIASLSGKTHSVETSVCFTTAKDQKVVHSSTKVTFKKLSEEEIDFYVTHYKPFDKAGGYAIQEWIGFIGITHIEGSYFNVVGLPTHLVYNTLTALIT is encoded by the coding sequence ATGCTGAATGAAATTTTAAAAAACAAACAGATCATTTTAGCTTCGGGTTCGCCTCGAAGACAGGAATTTTTTAAAGATTTACATATTCCTTTTGTTATAGATGTTAGGCCGGTTACCGAAGTGTACCCTAAACATTTAAAAGGTACAGAAATTACGGATTATTTGGCTAAACTTAAAGCGGATGCTTTTAAGGATCTTACCAATGATCAGATCTTGATTACCAGCGATACTATTGTTAGTAATGACGGGATTGCGATGGGAAAACCGAAAAACACTTCCGAAGCTAAACAAATGATAGCCTCGCTTTCCGGAAAGACCCATAGTGTGGAAACATCAGTTTGTTTTACTACTGCTAAAGATCAAAAAGTTGTTCATTCTTCAACAAAAGTGACTTTTAAAAAACTTTCCGAAGAAGAAATCGATTTTTATGTAACCCATTATAAACCTTTCGATAAAGCGGGTGGTTACGCTATTCAGGAATGGATCGGTTTTATTGGTATCACCCATATCGAAGGTAGTTATTTTAATGTAGTAGGTCTTCCTACACATTTGGTATATAATACGTTGACAGCGCTGATTACATAA
- a CDS encoding geranylgeranylglycerol-phosphate geranylgeranyltransferase — MPYLKLVRYGNLLFIALCLLLIRFGFFRQFDASTALNNIQFFLLIIAVVCIAASGYVINNILDYEADRINAPNRLVIREKISEKSAYNLFFALNIIGVGIGFYIANKIDAPVFSAIFILTSALLYLYATYLKHIAIAGNLVISMLVGLVVLLPVIFDLYPELTSENIENQRMLFNTLVYYSLYAILLNFVREVIKDQEDINGDYKTQSNTLPLLIGQKRTNVFVFIFCLILLVFSIIFLGEDLYHSTKAVVYALVFIIAPLLALVAGILKANSKKDYSKFSFILKCMLFFGLLSLGFPEYLIS, encoded by the coding sequence ATGCCATACTTAAAATTAGTTAGATATGGCAATCTGCTATTTATAGCTTTGTGTTTGCTATTAATTCGGTTTGGCTTTTTTAGGCAATTCGATGCTAGCACCGCGCTTAACAACATCCAGTTTTTTTTGTTGATTATCGCTGTGGTTTGTATTGCAGCATCAGGCTATGTCATAAATAACATTTTAGATTACGAAGCCGATAGGATTAATGCCCCTAATCGACTCGTAATTAGGGAAAAAATAAGTGAAAAATCGGCCTATAACTTGTTCTTTGCTCTTAATATTATTGGTGTAGGAATAGGATTCTATATCGCCAACAAGATCGATGCTCCGGTATTTTCAGCCATTTTTATCCTTACCTCTGCCCTACTTTACCTTTATGCCACCTATTTAAAACATATTGCTATTGCAGGAAATCTCGTCATAAGTATGCTGGTTGGATTGGTTGTGTTATTGCCAGTGATTTTTGACCTCTATCCAGAACTTACTTCTGAAAATATTGAAAATCAACGCATGCTTTTTAATACCTTGGTATATTATTCACTATATGCGATTTTATTGAATTTTGTACGGGAAGTCATTAAAGACCAGGAAGATATTAATGGAGATTACAAAACACAAAGTAATACGCTACCTTTGTTAATTGGACAAAAAAGGACAAATGTGTTTGTTTTTATTTTTTGTCTTATTTTACTAGTTTTTAGCATCATTTTTTTAGGAGAAGATCTTTATCATAGCACTAAAGCCGTTGTTTACGCCCTTGTCTTTATTATTGCTCCCCTACTTGCCTTAGTTGCCGGAATTTTAAAAGCAAATTCTAAAAAGGATTATTCAAAATTTAGCTTTATTTTAAAATGTATGCTATTCTTTGGCCTGCTATCTTTAGGATTTCCAGAATATCTAATATCCTGA
- a CDS encoding KdsC family phosphatase: MEKSYKEYLNNISTFIFDVDGVLTNGSVQVTADGDLLRSMSVKDGYALKQAVKAGYTVCIISGGKNEGVRTRLRDLGITDIYLGIDDKVEQLDEFFDIYDIKAENVLYMGDDIPDMYPMQLIGLPTCPQDAVPEVKGVSKYISHKNGGEGCVRDVIEQVMKVQAKWIEK, translated from the coding sequence ATGGAAAAGAGTTATAAAGAATATCTAAACAACATCTCAACTTTTATTTTTGATGTTGATGGCGTTTTAACCAACGGATCTGTACAGGTCACCGCAGATGGTGATTTATTAAGAAGTATGAGTGTTAAAGATGGTTATGCATTAAAACAGGCTGTTAAGGCAGGATATACCGTTTGTATAATATCTGGTGGTAAAAACGAGGGGGTTCGTACCCGGTTAAGAGATTTGGGAATTACAGACATCTATTTAGGGATAGATGATAAGGTAGAACAATTAGATGAATTTTTTGATATTTATGATATCAAGGCAGAAAATGTGCTTTATATGGGTGATGATATTCCAGATATGTATCCCATGCAATTAATTGGTTTACCTACCTGCCCGCAAGATGCTGTGCCTGAAGTTAAAGGAGTTTCTAAGTACATTTCTCACAAAAATGGTGGAGAAGGCTGTGTTCGTGATGTTATAGAGCAGGTAATGAAAGTACAGGCTAAATGGATAGAAAAGTAA
- a CDS encoding Rossmann-like and DUF2520 domain-containing protein, whose translation MIKVVLLGAGNLAYHLFRVFKASKDVEIIQIFNHRKEKLAGFNNEVATTTLLSEIKEADFYLISVKDDAIIEVSSQLQANNSIVLHTSGAVSMDILARHSNIGVFYPLQSFSKEKEVNFEQIPICIEANSEENLKKIRELALQISASVYEISSEQRRISHVAAVFANNFSNFMLSKASEICEKHQIPFDILKPLIEETFEKIKKVAPKEAQTGPARRNDKKTMAAHLAYLDQDQQKLYKTISEAILKSYGKEL comes from the coding sequence ATGATAAAAGTGGTACTTCTTGGCGCCGGAAACCTTGCTTATCACCTTTTTAGGGTTTTTAAAGCCAGTAAAGATGTTGAGATCATTCAGATTTTTAACCATCGTAAAGAAAAATTAGCAGGTTTTAATAATGAAGTTGCTACCACTACCCTACTTTCTGAAATTAAAGAAGCTGATTTCTATCTAATCTCAGTAAAAGATGATGCCATTATTGAAGTTTCTTCGCAATTACAAGCGAATAACAGTATTGTTTTACATACTTCAGGGGCAGTAAGCATGGATATTTTAGCCAGACATTCTAACATTGGTGTTTTTTACCCTTTACAGAGTTTTTCCAAAGAAAAAGAAGTCAATTTTGAGCAAATCCCTATTTGTATTGAGGCAAATTCTGAAGAAAATTTAAAAAAGATTAGGGAATTGGCTTTACAAATTTCAGCTTCGGTTTACGAAATTTCATCTGAACAACGCAGAATATCCCATGTAGCTGCGGTCTTTGCAAATAACTTCAGTAATTTTATGCTCTCAAAAGCTTCTGAAATTTGTGAGAAGCACCAAATTCCGTTTGACATTTTAAAACCTTTAATCGAGGAAACCTTTGAGAAAATCAAAAAGGTTGCTCCTAAAGAAGCACAAACAGGGCCTGCCCGCCGTAATGATAAAAAAACGATGGCAGCACATTTAGCATATTTAGATCAAGACCAACAAAAATTATATAAAACAATATCTGAAGCAATACTAAAAAGCTATGGAAAAGAGTTATAA
- the ccsA gene encoding cytochrome c biogenesis protein CcsA: MQNKIASVIFSTRIMAVLFVVFAIAMALGTFIENWYSIETARLMIYNTWWFEAIMVFFLINFFGNIKRYNLHKREKWSSLLIHLSFILILIGAFVTRYISYEGIMPIREGETTNKFLSEKTFFTFFIDGEINGEPRRRVLQEPVLFGPGYDNKYVLDTDYNGQPVKFELTNFIYGAEEKLIENPKGDNYLKIVEAGGGSRHDHYLKEGEVSNIHNVLFSLNKPTEGAINIQLTQDGEYLIESPFEADYMRMADQKKGSLVADSIQPLMLRSLYSMGNMQFVIPDPVVKGSYDVVATAQKEKSQPDAVGLKISSNGETENVTLMGAKGIASEPQKITIGGLDIYLNYGSKEMELPFSLKLDDFVAEKYPGTKNSYSSFKSKIQIIEDGKEPRPYEIYMNHVLDLHGYRFFQSSFMPDESGTILSVNHDFWGTWITYIGYFLLYTGLMWIMFAKGSRFGKVKVMLDKVKAKQKSLTVILAIFATAFGSFAQETADDHAHIQTTEQQLDSVIMANAVSKEHAAKFGRLIIQDAGGRMKPANTFSSELLRKLSKKDDYNGLNSDQVFLSMTESPFYWYDIPLIYVKKHNDSIRHIAGVPESKEYLSLLDFMDDEGNYKLSPFLEKAYRAPVPNQFQKDFIEADKRVNLLWQALDGNILRVFPIPGDENNKWVSHKEAQDADLKGMDSVYTKQIIPLYMNALKLARQTGDYEQANKYLQSIKDYQHKFGAEVMPTDKKVEAEILYNRYDIFRNLFWMYMLAGLVMLVLVIVQILKDRKAIRMVINVCTAIIIVLFVLHTAGLGFRWYISGHAPWSDAYESMIYVGWATMFFGLAFGRKSNLTIASTAFVASMILMVAHWNWMDPAIANLQPVLNSYWLMIHVSVIVGSYGPFTLGMILGVVSLLLMIMTTEKNKRRIELSIREITIVTEMALTVGLVMLTIGNFLGGQWANESWGRYWGWDPKETWALISIMIYAFVIHMRLVPGLRGRWTFNFMAVVAYASIMMTYFGVNFYLTGLHSYASGDKVITPTFVYYSVAVVAILGGVSYWRYSIHYKKKGKKEIAKKKEKRI, encoded by the coding sequence ATGCAAAATAAAATTGCTTCTGTCATATTTTCCACGCGTATAATGGCAGTATTATTCGTTGTTTTTGCCATTGCGATGGCGCTAGGAACATTCATCGAAAACTGGTATAGTATAGAAACTGCACGTTTAATGATTTATAATACCTGGTGGTTTGAAGCCATAATGGTATTTTTTCTTATCAATTTCTTCGGAAACATTAAACGTTACAATCTCCATAAACGAGAAAAATGGTCTTCACTATTAATTCACCTTTCTTTCATTTTAATTCTAATTGGAGCTTTTGTGACGCGTTATATTAGTTATGAAGGTATCATGCCTATCCGCGAAGGTGAAACCACAAATAAATTTCTTTCAGAAAAAACATTCTTTACCTTTTTTATTGATGGAGAAATTAACGGTGAGCCGCGACGACGAGTGCTCCAGGAGCCGGTTCTTTTTGGTCCGGGGTATGATAATAAATATGTACTGGATACCGATTATAACGGCCAGCCGGTAAAATTTGAACTGACTAACTTTATTTACGGCGCTGAGGAGAAACTGATTGAAAATCCTAAGGGCGATAATTACCTAAAAATAGTTGAAGCGGGTGGAGGTTCACGACACGACCATTACCTTAAAGAAGGAGAAGTTAGTAACATCCATAATGTATTGTTTTCCTTAAATAAACCTACTGAAGGAGCTATAAACATACAGCTTACCCAGGATGGAGAATATTTGATCGAGTCGCCTTTTGAAGCAGATTATATGCGAATGGCCGATCAAAAGAAAGGAAGTTTGGTGGCCGATTCTATTCAGCCATTAATGCTCAGGTCGCTGTATTCCATGGGAAATATGCAATTTGTAATCCCAGATCCCGTCGTGAAAGGAAGTTACGATGTTGTTGCTACTGCGCAGAAGGAAAAAAGTCAACCAGACGCAGTGGGTCTTAAAATAAGCAGTAACGGGGAAACCGAAAATGTGACCTTAATGGGGGCCAAAGGTATTGCAAGTGAACCTCAAAAAATTACAATAGGAGGACTTGATATTTACCTTAACTATGGTTCTAAAGAAATGGAGCTTCCTTTTTCTTTGAAATTGGATGATTTTGTTGCTGAAAAATACCCGGGAACAAAAAATAGCTATTCTTCATTTAAAAGTAAGATCCAAATTATTGAAGATGGCAAGGAGCCAAGACCTTACGAAATCTATATGAATCATGTGTTAGATTTACATGGCTATCGTTTTTTTCAGTCCAGTTTTATGCCGGATGAAAGCGGAACAATATTATCTGTAAACCACGATTTTTGGGGAACCTGGATTACTTACATCGGTTACTTCTTGTTGTACACCGGTTTAATGTGGATCATGTTTGCTAAAGGCTCCCGTTTTGGAAAAGTAAAAGTGATGCTCGATAAAGTAAAAGCAAAACAAAAATCTTTAACAGTAATATTAGCGATTTTTGCGACTGCTTTTGGCAGTTTTGCCCAGGAAACGGCAGATGATCATGCACATATCCAAACCACCGAGCAGCAGCTGGATTCAGTGATTATGGCTAATGCCGTAAGTAAAGAACATGCGGCCAAGTTTGGACGATTAATTATACAGGATGCTGGCGGAAGAATGAAACCGGCCAATACTTTTTCATCGGAATTATTAAGGAAGCTTAGTAAGAAAGACGATTACAATGGACTTAATTCAGATCAGGTATTTTTATCGATGACTGAAAGTCCTTTTTACTGGTACGATATTCCCTTGATTTATGTTAAAAAACATAATGATAGTATTCGTCACATTGCCGGGGTGCCTGAGAGCAAGGAATATTTGAGTCTGCTTGATTTTATGGATGATGAAGGCAATTATAAACTTTCGCCATTTTTAGAGAAAGCTTATAGAGCCCCCGTGCCTAACCAGTTTCAAAAAGATTTTATTGAAGCAGACAAACGTGTAAATCTTTTATGGCAGGCGTTAGATGGTAATATTCTTAGGGTTTTTCCTATACCGGGAGATGAAAATAATAAATGGGTTTCTCATAAAGAAGCTCAGGATGCCGATTTAAAAGGAATGGATTCTGTGTATACTAAGCAAATTATTCCGTTGTACATGAATGCCTTAAAACTGGCTAGACAAACTGGCGATTACGAGCAGGCGAACAAGTATTTGCAAAGTATAAAGGATTATCAGCACAAGTTTGGTGCAGAAGTAATGCCTACAGACAAAAAAGTAGAAGCCGAAATTCTATATAATAGGTATGATATCTTTAGAAACCTGTTTTGGATGTATATGCTAGCAGGTTTAGTAATGCTAGTTCTTGTTATTGTACAAATTTTAAAAGATCGAAAAGCTATTAGAATGGTTATTAATGTTTGTACAGCAATAATTATCGTTTTATTTGTGCTGCATACCGCAGGATTAGGTTTTAGGTGGTATATATCTGGACATGCACCCTGGAGTGATGCTTATGAGTCGATGATTTATGTAGGTTGGGCGACCATGTTCTTTGGATTGGCATTTGGTAGAAAAAGTAACTTAACCATAGCTTCGACAGCATTTGTAGCCTCTATGATCCTTATGGTGGCACACTGGAACTGGATGGATCCAGCAATAGCGAATCTTCAGCCGGTATTGAATTCTTATTGGTTAATGATTCATGTATCGGTTATTGTAGGAAGTTATGGGCCATTTACTTTGGGAATGATTTTGGGAGTGGTCTCGCTACTTTTAATGATTATGACCACCGAAAAAAACAAAAGACGTATAGAATTAAGTATTCGTGAAATTACTATAGTAACCGAAATGGCGCTTACTGTAGGATTAGTGATGCTTACCATTGGAAACTTTTTAGGTGGCCAGTGGGCCAATGAAAGTTGGGGACGCTACTGGGGATGGGATCCCAAAGAGACCTGGGCTTTGATTAGTATCATGATATATGCATTTGTAATTCATATGCGTTTAGTGCCTGGCTTAAGAGGGAGATGGACATTCAATTTTATGGCTGTGGTTGCTTATGCATCGATTATGATGACCTACTTTGGAGTGAATTTTTATCTCACAGGGCTGCATTCTTATGCTAGTGGTGACAAAGTGATTACACCAACATTCGTATATTATTCGGTAGCGGTTGTAGCTATTTTAGGAGGAGTTTCTTATTGGCGATATAGTATTCATTATAAGAAAAAAGGCAAAAAAGAGATTGCGAAGAAAAAAGAAAAGCGAATTTAA